TATAAACCCGACGTACTGGTTTTCGCTAAAAGTACCGAGGAGGTATCGAGGGTACTTAGCTACGCTAATAGGAATAGGATACCGGTAACTCCGCGAGGGGCCGGTACGAGCGTAGTGGCTTCAGTACTTCCTCGTAGGGGCGGGATAGTGCTGGATTTAACGAAGATGGATAGGGTGAAGGAGGTAAGGCCTGAAGACCTATACGCTGTTGTTGAGCCGGGCGTAGTTCTCGATCGGTTTAACCTTGAACTAGCTAAGTACGGCCTCTTCTTCCCGCCGGATCCGGGGAGTTCGTCTACGTGTACGCTTGGAGGTATGGCTGCTACTAACGCTAGCGGTATACGCGCCGCTAAGTATGGGACCATGAAGGACTGGGTTTACGGGTTGGAGGTTGTGCTTGCCAATGGCGACGTCCTTAGGGTTGGAAGCCCGGTACCTAAGGCTTCCTCAGGCTATAATCTAGTACAGTTATTCATAGGTTCTGAGGGGACGCTCGGCGTTATAACCGAGTTAACGCTTAAACTAGCGCCGCTACCGCCATATAGGGCTACGTTAAGCGCCTATTTCGATAGCCTTGAGAACGCGGGTAGAGCCGTAACGGAGATCCTACTAGCTGGTGTTAGGCCGGCGGCGATGGAGCTTCTCGATAGGAGTTCGATAAGGGTTATTAACGAGGTGTTTAAGCTCGGCGTACCCGAGTTTGAAGGGTTAATAGTTATGGAGTTGGACGGGGCTAAGGAGAGCGTATTAAACGAGATAGATAGGAGTACCGAGGCGTGCCGTAAATGGGGGGGTAGGGATATTGTTTGGACCGATGACCCTACGAGGTCCATGGCGTTATGGAGGGCCCGTAAAGCCCTCGTACCTTCACTCGCTAGGTTGAAGGCAGGCTATACCATCATCCCGCTGGCTGAAGACCCGGGGCTACCGATATCGCAGATAGCCGATACGATAAAGGAGTGTCAGAGGATCGGTGAAAAGTACGGTATTGGGTTAACGTTCTTCGGACACCTAGGCGATGGAAACCTGCATCCGGTAATGCTGATAGATCCAACGGACCCCGAACAATGGGGGAAGGTGGTTAAGGTGGAGGAGGAGATTATTAACGTCCTACTTAGGAGGCGCGGCGTCCTATCAGCTGAACACGGTATAGGCGTAGTTAAGTCCCCCTTCGTTGGGAGGACTTTAGGCTTAGGGTTGGAGGTTATGAGGAGGATTAAGCAGGCCCTAGACCC
This region of Candidatus Nezhaarchaeales archaeon genomic DNA includes:
- a CDS encoding FAD-linked oxidase C-terminal domain-containing protein yields the protein MGILMERLIKDLEEIVGVGDVLTADEDLLCYSSDMSPLMYKPDVLVFAKSTEEVSRVLSYANRNRIPVTPRGAGTSVVASVLPRRGGIVLDLTKMDRVKEVRPEDLYAVVEPGVVLDRFNLELAKYGLFFPPDPGSSSTCTLGGMAATNASGIRAAKYGTMKDWVYGLEVVLANGDVLRVGSPVPKASSGYNLVQLFIGSEGTLGVITELTLKLAPLPPYRATLSAYFDSLENAGRAVTEILLAGVRPAAMELLDRSSIRVINEVFKLGVPEFEGLIVMELDGAKESVLNEIDRSTEACRKWGGRDIVWTDDPTRSMALWRARKALVPSLARLKAGYTIIPLAEDPGLPISQIADTIKECQRIGEKYGIGLTFFGHLGDGNLHPVMLIDPTDPEQWGKVVKVEEEIINVLLRRRGVLSAEHGIGVVKSPFVGRTLGLGLEVMRRIKQALDPNNILNPGKMGLEGLEREDPSSSYYALLKAVKEGMALQALKNEIIKCFRCGFCRAACPTFNYAKREPFNARGRVLLAYFYLTGRLNPSEKLLELFSFCTLCAHCTMVCPPGVKVAEIIEAAKRDLASSGFVKEGHRAIARNIVETGNIYGSDPRGRDELAVSLEAA